Proteins encoded within one genomic window of Spiroplasma sabaudiense Ar-1343:
- a CDS encoding BMP family ABC transporter substrate-binding protein: protein MKKLLSIIAVGALTTTSALTVVACGSNTKDSEVWVVTDTGRINDKSFNESAYNAANIFLKNDLKRETTSSFLQPPVTSQLVQSYEASRKNGGKGLVLPGYQHAEHIEQASKIYSEGDRKGSVIFLDGSSKSDGKQLDNVIGVLFKAEISGFYAGVASILYNFQNNQKTPVITAYGGGAHSPFATSNALAGYFASVTFMNQLLEQNKTGTTPELLTKLLGIIGHTPEDYKTGGQSVKFSSVQNLGKPGESIIEDNFFTKTFNEGGGTALSTKLVTGSNEADKASVIFPFAGPQTEDTLKVIKDQNSKALVVGADVDQTNLYANYSDKFITSALKDLEGAGRAALIHSKAFEDQEIDLTAEGIIKGTDKNGVEVTGKWDGQDVYFGGKIATGEKNKFKADQANKLMEVLKEAGEKLSEVYQAGENLESFSYVFSYDFITSLATAASSTSQKS from the coding sequence TGGAAGCAATACCAAAGATTCAGAAGTCTGGGTTGTGACTGATACTGGAAGAATAAATGATAAATCATTTAACGAGTCAGCGTATAATGCAGCAAACATTTTTCTAAAAAATGATTTGAAGCGTGAAACAACAAGTTCATTTTTGCAGCCACCGGTAACTAGCCAGTTGGTTCAATCATATGAAGCATCAAGAAAAAATGGTGGTAAAGGTTTGGTTTTACCTGGATATCAACATGCAGAACACATTGAACAAGCATCAAAAATTTATTCAGAGGGTGACAGAAAAGGATCTGTAATTTTCCTTGATGGAAGTTCTAAATCTGATGGTAAACAATTAGATAATGTAATCGGTGTTTTATTTAAAGCAGAAATTTCAGGATTTTATGCTGGAGTCGCTTCGATTCTTTATAATTTTCAAAATAATCAAAAAACCCCAGTTATTACAGCCTATGGGGGTGGGGCACACTCCCCATTTGCAACATCGAATGCTCTAGCTGGATATTTTGCTTCTGTAACTTTTATGAATCAATTATTAGAACAAAATAAAACTGGAACTACTCCAGAATTACTAACTAAACTTTTAGGAATCATTGGTCACACTCCAGAAGATTACAAAACTGGTGGACAATCAGTTAAGTTCTCATCGGTTCAAAACCTTGGAAAACCAGGAGAATCAATTATTGAAGATAACTTTTTTACAAAAACATTTAATGAAGGTGGGGGAACTGCGCTATCTACCAAATTAGTTACAGGATCAAATGAAGCTGATAAAGCCAGTGTAATTTTCCCATTTGCTGGACCACAAACCGAAGATACTTTAAAAGTAATAAAAGATCAAAATTCAAAAGCACTAGTTGTTGGGGCCGATGTGGACCAAACAAATTTATATGCAAACTATAGTGATAAATTTATTACAAGTGCCTTGAAAGATTTAGAAGGTGCTGGAAGAGCGGCTCTAATTCACAGTAAAGCGTTTGAAGATCAAGAAATTGATTTAACAGCGGAAGGAATTATTAAAGGAACTGATAAAAACGGAGTTGAAGTTACTGGCAAATGAGATGGCCAAGACGTTTACTTTGGTGGAAAAATCGCTACTGGTGAAAAAAATAAATTCAAAGCTGACCAAGCCAATAAACTAATGGAAGTTTTAAAAGAAGCCGGTGAAAAATTGAGTGAAGTATACCAAGCGGGAGAAAATTTAGAAAGTTTCTCTTATGTATTTTCATATGATTTTATTACAAGCTTAGCAACAGCTGCTTCGTCAACTTCACAAAAATCTTAA